One Bactrocera tryoni isolate S06 unplaced genomic scaffold, CSIRO_BtryS06_freeze2 scaffold_949, whole genome shotgun sequence genomic window, aacgatgagctgtacgagatatgcgaCTTTGAGTTCAACTAGTTCAGTgaatgtcgttcgaatggatgaaaacatttcAGCTCCCGGGAAAGCAGCGagagaggaagacctcctctccATTGTTTCCAATGACCAGGTGGAGAAAAACCTTTTTGATTGATCTATAATAAGCACAAAAATTAGTTCACATGCTTTCTGAAGCAACACACGTTTtcatgtaatttaaaaatacattcttTTAAAAAACAGATGTTAAGCCATTTACAtaaaaacaatagaaatatTATGATGTATATTATGAATTAATTCTAAATGTTAAAAcagtgaaattttgaaatataattttcgatATTGTAACTCTCGGTATAAAAGCAACTTCTTGGATTGGAAAAATTATCAGTTTCTGAAACTAACTACTTCAACTCACTTACTAAATTAACATGAAGTTACTCGCTTGCTTTTTAATGCTGtcgatcttcctcttccttggACAAACTCAGGCACAATGTCCGAATGCACCaagtaagtaaacaaaaatatatattttagctacagaaaatgtattaatttgaCTACTTTCGTCCACAGGACACTACAGCTGCTCGGGTGGTTATCATAGCGGTCACGGTGGATCAGGTTGCCACGGTGGCACCAG contains:
- the LOC120782120 gene encoding PI-actitoxin-Axm2b-like, whose protein sequence is MKLLACFLMLSIFLFLGQTQAQCPNAPRHYSCSGGYHSGHGGSGCHGGTRWYYNYGADRCYSFHYNGCGGNSNRYCSLAACQNYCE